Below is a genomic region from Lutra lutra chromosome 5, mLutLut1.2, whole genome shotgun sequence.
CCATTCTATGAATGTCAGTCATCTCCTCTCCCACCTTAtggctattattattttcttctttacactCCCAGATGTTCTTTGGTTTACTTCAACGGCATccattactattgttattttaaaagactttgcaAACAAATGCATCCTTAAATGAGAGTACCACACAAGAGAAATTTCTGCCGCTCTTCAGAACGGATGCAGGTCTTTCTCTCCCTATctcctttgcctccttctctttctacccGTCTCTGCAGAAAGCCCTCGCTTTCTTTTCTTGAACCCCTGGCCTGTCCTTCCCTTTGTAGGCCATTTCATATTATATGGAATGCGTGGCTAGCTTTTTGGTGAGAAAACTTGTTactgtctttgattttctttcttttttttaactggcaGATTTTAATGTTTCACGTGTACTTCTCAAAGACGGAGTACTCCTCACCACCCACCCCCTCTGtatttctgtctttggctctgccCAGTACGCAGCCCCAGCACAGGGGTTGGAGGGGGTCGGTGGCCCCCCTGCGGGTGAAGGCTCCCCGGGCCCCACACTGTCTTTGCCTGGACCCCACCTGCCCGGTCCCCGGCAGGCAGAACGGCAACTTCGGCAAACATATACGACACCTTCACTCTTCGCGTGAAATCGCTTTCTGGCGTGCAGTGGAACCAGCTGAGCTCCCCAGGCTGCCGATGAAGTGAGGGGAGCTGGATGGGAATCGAGGGAGCGTGAAGAAAGCCCacggagggaggggaagaagagataCAGGGTCGAAGACCGGCAGGAAAAAAGGCCACTCagtaaggagagggagaagcgcgAGTAAAGCAGACCCCGTGTGGACAGGGGGAGGAGAGAGCGCAGAGGAGGCGCGCGAAGGCTGAACGCGCAGGCTGTCCGACAGACCCCGGCTGGCAGGGGTGCGCGGGCGCGGGCGGTGCTGGACGCGTGCGGTCCGAGGACAGGTCCCGGGGCTCTCGTGCCCCTGTCCGCAGCCGCCCGCGATGAGCGAGGCGACTCGGGTGTGTTCGGGCTACTACAGCCTCAACCACAGCTTCGTGGAACCCTTCGAGTGTCCGCGGAGCGGCGAGGGGGCCGCCCTGCTCTACTGCTGCGGCTTCGCCGACCTCAAGTACTGCTGTAGCGAGCCGGGCAGCTACTTCCCCTACAAGCACAGCTATATGTGGAGCCTCAGGTGGGCAGGGCGGCGGGCTGACGGCGGGCTCTGGGGAGGCGACGAGCGGGGCCACCCCGGGAGTGGCAGGGTCACCTGCTCGGGTCGGGGCCCTCCGGAAGGACATGGAGGCTCCTTGGGCGGGTGAGGGACCCGGAGAGAAAGCGCGCCCGGTTCAgagctcccccactccccaccccgggACGCGCTCGGTGCTGCCCGGGTCCCGCGAGCGTCAGGCTGTGGCCGCCAGAAGTGTGAGTGGGCTCTGGCCCCCGGGGCGAGGCTGGCGCCGGAGGAGCGCGGGCTGTGAGCCCGCCGGGGACCAGTTCCAGGCAGGAGGCTCAGCCCGCAGAGAGAAGACGCGCAGATAACTTGAGGaggttttcattctcttttttatttgtttgggctTTTGGTGCTTTGAATAGAAACGGGGCGACTTTGGGACTCATTTTAATGTATTAACCAAGGACCAGAGTGTTTAAAGTCTCTCTGAGGGTGAGAAGGAATcaaaaaggggtgtgtgtgtgtgtgtgtgtgtgcgcgcgcgcgccaGCGCGcgcctgtgtgtctgtgtgtgcgacAGGACTTTACAATTTGCGCTTTTCAGATGATCTGACACTGACCCAGAACCGAACTGGAGACCCACAGGCAGGAAAGATTTTACTCTCTATAACACATACTCTGTAGAACATTTTTCGGGATAGCCCTTTCTTAGCACCTCAGCCACTCGGCCATTACGGGAAAGACAAGAGACTTTCTAAGGTGGAGTCTTTCTTGCCTCTTTTTATTATGATGGGAATTTACTCATTCCACCCAGTATTTATGTAGATATTTTCATTGTGAAATGctttctccacccccccccccccaaattgcAACCTTTGAACTCGATTCTTTGATTTTGCCTGGAGAATGAATGTGAAAGAATCCCAAATCCACCTTCAATTGTTTCTCACAAACCTATTAGCTTATGCGTGACAAGAGAGAGACTGCTGGTAAGCAGAAGGGTGTTATTTCTCTAATCCTCTAGCATGATCCAGAATTTGTCACACATGTCCAGTCCACAGCAAGTGACTTTAAATGCTATTTCTTGaggcaataaattattttttcaagatataTTGCtagtgtcaaaaaaaaatttcagaaggagTGCCACATAACCAGTAAGTTCGGCTAACATTGTGTTGTGCCAGAGTGGGGCATAATCTTGGAAAATAATGGCAGCTTATCCCTCTCATTCGGAGAAATAATCAGTATTGCACTGGCATATTATCTGGCCTGTTGGAAAATAGCATAGTAACCCAGCTCTGAGTCTTTCCAGGTGTTAATAATGACGGCAGCACCTTGGACAGAGGCTGGCAACTCTTAAGTCAAACTCGATTGGCAAAGTGCCTGGAATTCTCGGATCCTTGAATAGTTCCAAAGTGATAGGCAGCAGAGCAAAGGTTTATGAGGGCACAAAGAATGAATAGCTTGCTGGGGTCTTCATTCAGCACGGACACAACGGACAGTATGGCTCGGTTCCTAGGACCTACAAAAATCATTTCAACCGAGAGCATCATTGGTAATGTTAAACCTAGGGCTGTTATTAGTTACTGAGCATTGAGAACACAAAGGGGAGGCAAAAATTCAGTGCTTCATTTCCCTCATATTCTTTGCTCTCCGCCCAAATTTAAAATAGTTCAACTGAGCAAAATATTCTCAAAGTCACTAGCATTCGTTCTGAGATTCTGCAGCTGCTGGAGAAAAGCAGAGCGCAGGTACCCCTAGGGAGTAAGCCAAGGTGCTAGGTAGGATAACTGTGACATGAACAAGGTTGCAGCCTCAGACCCCCCATCCCCAGGGACTGGAAAGCAGACCACCATCATGGTGCTGTGAGGAAAGGATAAGGCTCTTTTTCTTGTGGCGGGCCCACCACAgtctttttccctcttccaaaTCCCTAACCTCTGAGGGCTTCCTTTTGTAACCTGCTTTAGGACCTAGGAAAATAATGCCTGTTGCACAGGACAACACATGAGTTCAGTAAGTAGTTGTGAAAATGACTGTTTTAGGAGATTCCTAGAGTTTTGTCTTTAAGCAGAGTTTTGTATGCAGGAAGCAAAGCTTCTATAAAATGGAACTGTAACACAAGCTGTCTGTCAAGATTATGAAGAACTTTCTTTCATTataacagaaagcagaaagagcATGCTCTGTTTCTCCTACAAATCAcatgatgggtttttttttaattttttttttaagattccatttatttacctgacagagagagatcacaagtagacggagaggcagttagagagagagagagagagggaagcaggcaccccgctgagcagagagcccgatgcgggactcgatcccaggaccctgagaccacgacccgagccgaaggcagccgcccaatccactgagccacccaggtgccccacatgatGGGTTTTTAAATTGTGTACATTAAAAGCTCACAATacacatgtggaatttaattAGGTTGACAATCTTACTTTTAAATTgactaaattactttttttactttgagcattttttaaataaccgGTTCTCATTTCAAGAATCTTTCTAGATGTGTGGCAGCCTAGCTGTCTTGTACAGCAAATAATGTTAATGAAGTGGATTATGTTCCCCTGTGTCTGCACCTAGTCCTAACCCTCCCTGATGCATAGAACCTATAAAAGTTAGCTTTGGTGTCAACAAACATGAAAGACAACTTGCCAAAGCTGGGGACTCTCACCCTTGGAAGAGAGCCCAGAAGTGAGGGCAAACTCCAATTTAAATGCAAAACATATACTGACTCTAGCCACAGAATTATCCATTCCTCACTGTGTGCAGGGCTCGGGGGACTGGGCTGACTTTAAGAGATCAAGCACAAGTATCTTTGGAGGTCTGACTCCAAGTCTGTGGCCAAGGAAGCAATCTCTAAATGGCGGGGGCCCTTATCTCCTAAGTCAAGGATAAAAGGGATGAGCTTAAGCACCTCACTTTTAATTCTGTTCTCCCTTTTTTCCAGAGCTCTAGCCTCCCTAGTCaaattctcccctccttccctttggTACTTGTCAGAATTGTTGGGGCCCTAATCTCTAGGAAATAGCAGAAGCCTGCAGGCAGGCCAGGACAATGATGAAGAAAAAGGTCATTACTTTTTACGACCATTTCAATGTTGATTACTTTTCAGTGATGATTAtactataatttacttttttttttaaaagttggtggggagggaaagagagaacctcaagcaggcttCTCATCCAGGCTGAGCTTGTCtacaggctccatctcaccaccctgagcttgtgatctgagcagaaatcaaaagagTTGTCCGCTTAAACAACtcagtcatccaggcacccctctatttacTATCATTTGCTTCTATTTACTATAAGCTAAGTGCCATATTCAGAGCTTTTAATATGTATGCCCAGCACTATGGGAAAGTCAACAGAAGTATGTGCTCTTGAGCAGCTTAAAATCtctttatgtatatttacataccCACACATACTTTGGATTCGAGAAAGTAAAGTACATATGTTTGCTTCTTAGTctttcaagataatttttttccaagctccttttcccatttaaaaatatgaagttcaCAGGCTTATGAAAACTGTGTTATTTCTCAAATGATTAGTCTTATAGATAACTGTATCAGAAGGAATTATTACAAAGCGAATGCAGAGAAAATAATATCagatatacactttttttttttttttgagaaaaaaccAAGGGTTTCTTCTTTAGTGCCAGAAGCCATTGGTGTTATGctcttttagaaaggaaaaactcAGGCTACACCTGAGTGTTATATAAATTCTATAAacattgctttcctttcttctttgttgtAAGAGTCGTAGTTTTGTATATTAGTAAGTGCTATCTTCCACACGTGTCTCCAAAAGAAAAGTTCTCCATTTCTGGTAAAAATTCGCTTCACTACTTTTGCActggtcattatttttttttcatcttttgtggGTGAACacaatttttccttctaaaatatacTAACAGAGGTTTCTTTGACCGAAATATTTTTAGACTCGTCTGAGAGAATGATGTGACCTTTCACCTGCCATATGAGTTCACATGGTTTTCCATACTaatgttaatatataaatgtgtagagaaaatagaagaatttGAGGAAAGCAAACGTTGACCTGTAGATTTCCATCAGATACTGTTTATACTAAAATAGAGTTTGGTGAGGAATGACTGAAGCGAGAACGAACAATCTTCAGACCTTCTTTTTAGTGTATGTGTAAACCATTTTGTGTGACAGTGAGAAtgttcttcctgtttcttcagCATTGGTGCCCTGGTTGGACTGGGAACTGCTGCCCTTGTTCTACTTGCCTTTGTCGTCAGCGTCTGTGTCCTTTGCTACTTATTTCTGTCGACAAAGCCTCAAAGGTTAGACACTGGCCTTAAACTTCAGCAACTCGAGGATTCTTCCACTCAAGAAGGTAATCTGTGTCTATTATCTGCAGCCAACTTCCTGCACTCTATTCAAGAGAATCACCCATCCCTGGGTAACCCACCATCCTGTGAAcaatgaatgttttttaaaaattcaactcatTATATGCCTTTATAGAAATTCACAGGAAATTAGGCGTTCATGGTGAAAGACTTTTGAGAAATTGGGCCAAAGGACAGAAGAGGGGCAGGATGTAAATGTTCTCATGAAAAACCGCCCATGAATCCAATAAATCCACTCTACTGTATTTAAGGCTCTTAGTTATAAAGGTTTTAGCCTCTTGGAGTTGTTTGTGGTAGAGCCAAAGAAGTCGAATAAATAGAGGAGTGGAATATCTGATAATTAATTCTCGGGGTTGCCTTGCTCTAGATGGGTCAGTCAGTGGTCAGCTGGGTGTTCGCCTGCATGCCTGAGGGCTGCAGAATTCAGAGGAGGCGCCTAAAATATTTCAGAGGCATAcagaaggaatagaaaaacaGGAAAGGTAAATAGAAGACCGTCTTTGTTCTTGAACAGATTACGAACTAGGTAGTCTGTGCGCATGTGCGGGGGCACGCTGAGTGACtataaagtagaaagaaatgtttttgtatAGTTTGTGGGACTAGGTCTCATCATCTCAGTTGCAATGTGCCACACAAACGCTAATGGTTAGCATTATGAAATTCAGTCAGAAAGAATGATCATAATTTTTGTGAATATAAATTTCTGTTAGTGTATATAAAAAGCAGTAGTCATAAATTTCGAGATATAGAGAgcatttttaataacaatttaGAATCTATAAACAGACTACATACAGGTGcctatgtacatgtatatatatttagaataagaGACACGTGCTCACTAACTtctgttcaaaaagaaaatgaaggggcgcctgggtggctcagtgggttaaagcctctgccttcggctcaggtcatgatctcagggtcttgggatcgagccccatatcgggctctctgctcagcggggagcctgcttcctcctctctctctgcctgcctctctgcctacttgtgatctctgtctgtcaaataaataaataaaatcttttttaaaaaaaagaatatattaaaaaaataaaagaaaatgaaaaaatttactttaaaaatttttggaaaatcacTTGCTTGGATGCTGTCTTTTGCTGAACCCTGAAACTTATATTTCTAGAGTACATGCTCTGTGACCTTATCAAATACACCTCACTGAATGATCACATtagctctgctttctttttctgtagaGCAGGTATCTCTCAGAGGGCGTCTTGTGTCACAGAGCAAGAGGCCA
It encodes:
- the SHISAL2B gene encoding protein shisa-like-2B, with amino-acid sequence MSEATRVCSGYYSLNHSFVEPFECPRSGEGAALLYCCGFADLKYCCSEPGSYFPYKHSYMWSLSIGALVGLGTAALVLLAFVVSVCVLCYLFLSTKPQRLDTGLKLQQLEDSSTQEGNPSRKTKAPNSNAASNSTIETSYEADDVIQDPKMDTTQIKTVYY